The following are encoded in a window of Flavobacterium psychrotrophum genomic DNA:
- the leuB gene encoding 3-isopropylmalate dehydrogenase, with protein MKLKIAVLSGDGIGPEVTHEAIKTLNAISKTFGHTFEYHEAAVGAIAIDEFNDPLPEATLTVCKTTDAVLFGAIGHPKYDNDPSAPVRPEQGLLKLRKELGLYANIRPTTMYAKLADQSPLRPERIAGVDLTIYRELTGGIYFGEKKLSDDKTFASDLCSYSEQEVERIAVMAFKSAQNRRKKLTLVDKANVLETSRLWRRVVTELGKQYPDVALDFLFVDNAAMQLILNPAQFDVIVTENMFGDILSDEASVLGGSIGLAASASVGDKHSMFEPIHGSYPQAAGKGIANPVASILSAAMLLEHFDLYDEAALIKAAVTASIDQGISTQDVVAGSNYSTKDVGNFVEHYILKQEAPVAGLDNVTIGSSTII; from the coding sequence ATGAAATTAAAAATTGCAGTATTATCAGGAGACGGCATTGGACCGGAAGTTACCCACGAAGCCATCAAGACACTAAACGCCATATCTAAAACCTTTGGACATACCTTTGAGTACCATGAAGCAGCTGTGGGTGCTATTGCTATAGATGAATTTAATGACCCGTTGCCTGAAGCTACCCTCACAGTTTGTAAAACGACTGATGCGGTGTTATTTGGTGCCATAGGACACCCTAAATATGATAACGACCCCAGTGCACCTGTACGCCCGGAACAGGGATTGCTAAAGCTGCGTAAAGAGCTGGGATTATATGCCAATATCAGGCCTACAACTATGTATGCCAAACTAGCCGATCAGTCTCCGCTTCGTCCGGAACGCATTGCCGGGGTAGACCTTACCATTTACCGGGAACTTACAGGGGGTATTTACTTTGGCGAAAAAAAGCTGAGCGATGATAAAACATTTGCATCAGATTTATGTAGCTATAGTGAGCAAGAAGTAGAGCGTATTGCCGTAATGGCTTTTAAATCCGCACAAAACCGCCGTAAAAAGCTTACCCTTGTAGACAAAGCAAACGTGTTGGAAACATCGCGTCTGTGGCGCAGGGTAGTTACCGAGTTGGGCAAACAATACCCTGATGTAGCGTTAGACTTTTTGTTTGTTGATAATGCTGCCATGCAGCTTATTTTAAACCCGGCACAATTTGATGTGATCGTTACCGAGAATATGTTTGGCGATATACTATCTGATGAGGCCAGTGTACTGGGAGGCAGTATAGGGCTTGCAGCATCAGCATCGGTAGGGGATAAGCATTCAATGTTTGAGCCCATACACGGTTCGTACCCACAGGCGGCAGGTAAGGGCATTGCAAATCCTGTTGCGTCAATACTATCGGCTGCCATGTTGTTAGAGCATTTTGACCTTTATGATGAGGCTGCGCTTATTAAAGCCGCTGTAACAGCGAGTATTGATCAGGGTATTTCTACCCAGGATGTTGTAGCAGGCAGCAATTACAG
- the leuD gene encoding 3-isopropylmalate dehydratase small subunit, with amino-acid sequence MEKFISYTDTVVPLNIADVDTDQIIPARFLKSTDKAGFGDNLFRDWRYNADGSLNNGFPLNDTRYSGTILVAGDNFGCGSSREHAAWAIAGYGLKVIVSSFFADIFKGNSLNNGLLPVQVSPDFLAKLFEATVADPATAVTINLEEQSITFIGGKEHFDIDPYKKLCLINGYDDMDFLVSRLDAIAEFEKKQAVL; translated from the coding sequence ATGGAGAAGTTTATTTCTTATACGGATACCGTTGTACCATTGAATATTGCCGATGTAGATACCGACCAGATCATTCCGGCGCGGTTCTTAAAATCGACTGATAAGGCAGGCTTTGGCGATAACCTTTTTAGGGACTGGCGCTATAATGCCGATGGTTCGCTTAATAATGGCTTTCCGCTTAATGATACGCGGTATAGCGGTACCATATTAGTGGCGGGCGATAACTTTGGCTGCGGGTCGAGCCGTGAGCATGCTGCCTGGGCCATTGCAGGGTACGGGCTTAAGGTTATTGTATCGAGTTTTTTTGCTGATATTTTTAAGGGTAACAGTCTTAACAACGGGCTGCTTCCGGTACAGGTAAGTCCGGATTTTTTGGCAAAATTGTTTGAAGCTACAGTAGCAGATCCTGCTACAGCAGTAACCATTAACCTGGAGGAGCAAAGTATCACCTTTATAGGAGGTAAAGAACATTTTGATATTGACCCGTATAAAAAACTATGCCTTATTAACGGCTACGATGATATGGACTTTTTAGTAAGCAGGCTTGATGCCATCGCTGAATTTGAAAAAAAACAAGCAGTGCTATGA